The following are from one region of the Camarhynchus parvulus chromosome 3, STF_HiC, whole genome shotgun sequence genome:
- the LOC115902715 gene encoding small basic protein 1-like, whose amino-acid sequence MRVLCVVFAVLLLFSLATPGQGQPKGFCDGYCAHACGETEEWSFSPYCEELHCCIPSPKKGK is encoded by the exons ATGAGAGTGCTCTGTGTGGTctttgctgtgctcctgcttttctccctggCCACCCCAG ggcaggggcagcccaaGGGATTTTGTGACGGGTACTGCGCCCACGCGTGCGGCGAGACCGAGGAGTGGTCCTTCAGCCCCTACTGCgaggagctgcactgctgcatCCCCTCTCCCAAAAAGGGCAAATGA